A genomic segment from Cumulibacter soli encodes:
- a CDS encoding DNA alkylation repair protein, with translation MSSSLTTADDLVVALRDIADADEAAKIRRRVADDEPVIGVRMGPLFEISKQAIDLPAEELERLFTHPAYEPRLAAFCILDFRARRRLGDDERKDLAQAYLDHHDAITTWDMVDRAAPRVLGWPILIGIVQASVLEDLARSDDPLRRRSAITAPLWFIKKGTDADIASGLAIADALSQDEHPRVTAAVKIYRKHASRPRR, from the coding sequence ATGAGCAGTTCTCTGACAACGGCGGACGACCTCGTTGTTGCGTTGCGAGACATCGCCGACGCTGACGAGGCAGCTAAGATCCGACGCCGAGTAGCGGACGATGAGCCCGTCATCGGCGTCCGAATGGGCCCGCTGTTCGAAATCTCGAAGCAAGCCATCGACCTCCCGGCAGAAGAACTCGAGCGACTCTTCACGCACCCCGCATACGAACCACGGCTTGCGGCGTTCTGCATTCTCGACTTCCGCGCGCGACGACGTCTCGGCGACGACGAGCGCAAGGACCTTGCACAGGCCTATCTCGACCACCACGACGCCATCACCACGTGGGACATGGTCGACCGAGCCGCACCGCGTGTGCTCGGGTGGCCGATCCTCATCGGCATCGTTCAAGCCTCGGTCCTCGAGGATCTCGCACGATCTGACGACCCGCTTCGGCGGCGGTCAGCGATCACTGCACCGTTGTGGTTCATCAAGAAGGGCACCGATGCCGACATCGCTTCTGGCCTCGCCATCGCAGATGCCCTCTCGCAGGATGAGCACCCGCGTGTGACCGCAGCCGTCAAGATCTACCGCAAGCATGCATCGCGTCCCCGTCGATAA
- a CDS encoding DUF5701 family protein — protein sequence MSDAKVSDGAGTPEVKLDDCVPGLPLLTAQAELLIATGVLNDDGGMLTIEELRHAAAELEQRAAAGALLVVAEHVLPVRTLIPHVRRTSGGQERNGFIVVDMQDVDDFLPTAEAAVPSTLVYAIEDPRRGDGMRNWSPAEAQEALTRDARTPFTIGEGVHWALQAPEVIDRNACYMMIGSRRPKSNGFDSRTPALWISNGTGRDGRDRKGAPKLGWCWWNNRHTWLGFASGSRRVG from the coding sequence GTGAGCGATGCGAAGGTGTCGGACGGCGCTGGAACCCCAGAAGTGAAACTGGATGACTGCGTGCCCGGGTTGCCGCTGCTGACGGCGCAGGCCGAACTGTTGATCGCGACCGGAGTTTTGAATGACGATGGCGGCATGCTCACCATCGAGGAGTTGCGGCATGCTGCGGCCGAGTTGGAGCAGCGAGCCGCTGCCGGCGCACTGCTCGTTGTAGCGGAACATGTCCTGCCGGTGCGGACGCTCATTCCGCATGTGAGGCGCACTTCCGGTGGTCAGGAGAGGAACGGGTTCATCGTGGTCGACATGCAGGACGTCGACGATTTCTTGCCGACGGCCGAAGCGGCAGTCCCGAGTACGCTTGTGTATGCGATCGAGGACCCGCGTCGTGGCGATGGCATGCGTAACTGGTCTCCGGCCGAGGCTCAGGAAGCACTGACCCGAGACGCGCGAACGCCGTTCACGATCGGCGAGGGCGTGCATTGGGCGTTGCAGGCGCCTGAGGTCATAGACCGCAATGCCTGCTACATGATGATCGGCTCGCGTCGGCCGAAGTCGAACGGATTCGACTCGCGCACGCCCGCACTGTGGATTTCAAACGGCACCGGTCGCGATGGCCGCGATCGAAAGGGAGCCCCGAAACTCGGATGGTGCTGGTGGAACAACCGACACACATGGCTGGGATTCGCATCGGGCTCACGCCGGGTCGGCTGA
- a CDS encoding iron chaperone yields the protein MATITDHDSYIAAAPEAFQPVLNHLRGVLRDALPDAEEMTAYDMPGFRVRGTVVASYAAFTKQVGLYVLAPAIAEHAERIASLGFRASKTGITFTPRNPIPDDLVTQLARTSLEHVDG from the coding sequence ATGGCGACGATTACCGATCACGACTCCTATATTGCTGCTGCGCCCGAGGCATTCCAGCCGGTTCTCAACCACTTGCGTGGCGTCTTGCGCGACGCCCTCCCGGACGCCGAGGAGATGACGGCGTACGACATGCCGGGGTTCAGGGTGCGAGGCACGGTCGTCGCGAGTTACGCGGCCTTCACCAAACAGGTCGGCCTGTACGTGCTGGCCCCTGCGATCGCGGAGCATGCCGAGCGGATCGCGTCTTTAGGCTTCCGGGCGAGCAAGACCGGAATCACCTTCACGCCACGCAACCCGATCCCCGACGATCTCGTAACGCAACTTGCACGAACATCGCTCGAGCACGTCGACGGTTAA